One stretch of Ostrinia nubilalis chromosome 11, ilOstNubi1.1, whole genome shotgun sequence DNA includes these proteins:
- the LOC135076223 gene encoding 8-oxo-dGDP phosphatase NUDT18, which translates to MSRQVDSNISKLLEGLGLEGDENDFCDFTIADQNSVAESQGITPTTPSNFKPVLGENVTYVVACVIINESNEVLMMQEAKESCAGKWYLPAGRMEKGETIVQAALREVLEETGMHCDPKTLLAVETAGGMWYRFVLIGDVVGGQLKTPANADKESLQAKWISNLQEITLRSNDILHLIEKAKLYKQNHSSGSWHKNLMPAPILHTKDLLRLIVVIKKRSTNKLHVLLSEKTSIHFPTCEINPAKSIHSTLRRFMVEMFGADVGQHRPLGLLNVEADPGADGLCLTLLVAFRPPLEEVPLIGKCAWQEVGQDNENRLLALITTKNSTVELHVVR; encoded by the coding sequence ATGTCGCGCCAAGTAGATTCCAACATCTCTAAACTATTGGAAGGTCTTGGTTTGGAAGGAGATGAAAACGATTTTTGTGATTTTACTATCGCTGATCAAAATAGTGTTGCTGAATCTCAGGGTATAACTCCTACAACACCGTCTAATTTCAAACCTGTACTTGGGGAGAATGTCACATACGTCGTCGCTTGTGTGATAATTAATGAAAGTAATGAAGTTTTAATGATGCAGGAAGCTAAAGAAAGCTGTGCAGGCAAGTGGTACTTACCTGCCGGTCGAATGGAGAAAGGAGAAACTATCGTTCAAGCTGCTTTAAGAGAAGTTTTAGAGGAAACTGGTATGCATTGTGACCCCAAGACTTTACTGGCCGTTGAAACAGCAGGCGGCATGTGGTACAGATTTGTATTAATTGGTGATGTCGTTGGGGGTCAGCTCAAAACTCCTGCTAATGCAGACAAGGAATCTTTACAAGCAAAATGGATATCAAACTTACAAGAGATAACACTGCGATCTAATGACATATTGCATTTAATTGAGAAAGCTAAATTATATAAACAAAATCATTCCAGTGGGTCCTGGCACAAAAATTTAATGCCAGCACCAATTTTACACACAAAGGATTTGTTGAGGTTGATTGTTGTGATAAAAAAAAGAAGTACAAACAAATTGCATGTGTTATTGAGTGAGAAAACATCAATACATTTTCCAACATGTGAAATAAATCCTGCTAAAAGTATCCATTCAACATTGAGGAGATTTATGGTAGAAATGTTTGGAGCAGATGTTGGCCAACACAGGCCTCTGGGATTACTGAATGTAGAAGCTGATCCAGGAGCTGATGGACTATGCCTGACCTTGCTTGTTGCCTTTCGCCCTCCTCTCGAAGAAGTACCCCTGATTGGCAAATGTGCCTGGCAAGAGGTTGGTCAAGACAATGAAAATAGACTGCTTGCTTTAATCACAACTAAGAATTCAACTGTTGAATTGCATGTCGTCCGTTAG
- the LOC135076224 gene encoding ATP synthase subunit O, mitochondrial: MSVLKTNMLVRSLSTSSAAAQMVKPPVQVFGMEGRYASALYSAASKSKSLDAVEKELVSFQKSIKTDAKLKEFLINPTLKRSLKVDALKHLSTKTNLSATTGNLLGLMAENGRLGKLDTVINAFKIMMAAHRGEVTCEVITAKPLDQAQKQNLEAALKKFLKANETLQLTAKVDPSLIGGMVVSIGDKYVDMSVASKVKKYTELISAAV, translated from the exons ATGTCTGTCCTGAAGACGAATATGCTG GTGCGATCCTTGAGCACCTCGTCAGCTGCAGCTCAGATGGTAAAGCCGCCGGTTCAAGTATTCGGCATGGAAGGCCGCTATGCATCGGCTCTTTATTCTGCAGCATCCAAAAGCAAGTCCCTTGACGCTGTCGAAAAGGAACTTGTAAGCTTCCAGAAGTCTATTAAAACCGACGCCAAACTTAAGGAATTTCTGATTAATCCTACCCTCAAGAGGTCCCTCAAAGTCGATGCTCTGAAACATCTTTCTACCAAG ACCAATTTATCTGCCACCACTGGTAACTTGCTAGGACTTATGGCGGAAAATGGCCGTCTTGGCAAACTGGACACAGTTATCAATGCTTTCAAAATTATGATGGCTGCTCACCGTGGCGAGGTTACTTGTGAAGTAATCACTGCCAAACCTCTGGACCAGGCCCAGAAACAGAACCTAGAAGCTGCACTAAAG aaattcCTGAAGGCCAATGAAACCTTACAACTCACAGCAAAGGTTGATCCTAGCTTGATTGGAGGCATGGTTGTCTCTATCGGCGACAAGTATGTAGATATGAGTGTTGCCAGCAAAGTCAAAAAATACACTGAACTCATCAGTGCTGCTGTTTAA
- the LOC135076226 gene encoding c-Myc-binding protein — MSSYKPIDSKREEFRRYLERAGVMDALTKVLVSLYEEPDKPEDALEYVRKHLGTDGGDDELEAARARIAELEAENALLKGEAAPTEG; from the exons atgtCGTCGTACAAA CCTATAGATTCCAAGAGAGAAGAATTCAGACGCTATTTAGAAAGAGCTGGGGTCATGGATGCTCTTACAAAAGTTCTTGTAAGTTTATATGAAGAACCAGATAAACCAGAAGATGCATTAGAGTATGTCCGCAAACACTTGGGCACAGACGGTGGTGACGATGAGCTGGAAGCAGCTAGGGCCCGCATTGCAGAACTGGAAGCTGAAAATGCTTTGCTAAAAGGGGAAGCAGCCCCAACGGAAGGATAA
- the LOC135076225 gene encoding T-complex protein 1 subunit theta yields MALHIPKAPGVPQMLKEGARMFSGLEEAVYRNITACKQFAQSVRSAYGPNGMNKMIINHIDKQFVTSDAGTIIRELDVEHPAAKLMVLGSQMQDAEVGDGTNFVIVLSGALLEAAEELLRLGVTTSEIAEGYERALDKCLEILPELVCQKITDFKDIPGITQAIQSSIMSKQYGYEDFIAGLVVKACVGLLPEKTTFNVDNVRICKVLGAGLLQSEVLSGMVFKREVEGDVGSATQAKVAVYSCPVDITQTETKGTVLIKTADELLNFSRGEESLLEKQIKDIADAGVKVVVAGAKFGDMALHYLNKHGLMAVRLNSKFDLRRLAKTVNATVLPRLTTPTAEELGYCDVVKVEEVGDTRVVVFRMESTESRITTVVIRGSTDNFMDDVERAIDDGVNTFKGITRDGQFVPGAGATEIELAQRLLQYADTLPGLEQYAVRKFAVALESIPRALADNSGANATEVVNNIYKAHKEGNKNAGYDIDSENNGVTDAKEKGILDAYILKQWGLKYAVGAATTILKVDQIIMAKRAGGPKPKQPAGSDDES; encoded by the exons ATGGCTTTACACATCCCCAAAGCACCAGGAGTGCCCCAGATGTTGAAAGAGGGAGCACGG atgTTCTCTGGTTTGGAGGAAGCAGTGTATCGTAATATAACTGCTTGTAAACAGTTTGCCCAAAGTGTTCGATCTGCTTATGGTCCGAATGGGATGAACAAAATGATAATCAACCACATTGACAAACAGTTTGTTACTAGCGATGCTGGTACAATTATTAGAGAACTCGATGTGGAGCACCCAGCAGCCAAATTGATGGTTCTCGGCAGTCAAATGCAAGATGCAGAAGTGGGTGACGGTACCAACTTTGTGATCGTGTTGTCTGGTGCTCTATTGGAAGCCGCTGAAGAATTGCTCCGACTGGGCGTAACAACTAGTGAGATAGCTGAGGGCTATGAGAGGGCACTTGATAAGTGTCTAGAAATCCTTCCCGAGCTGGTCTGTCAAAAAATAACTGACTTCAAAGATATTCCAGGAATCACACAGGCCATTCAGTCTTCTATTATGTCTAAACAGTATGGTTATGAAGATTTCATTGCTGGACTCGTGGTTAAAGCCTGTGTGGGTTTGTTGCCTGAGAAAACTACTTTCAATGTTGACAATGTTAGGATTTGTAAG GTCCTTGGAGCTGGTCTCCTCCAATCAGAAGTATTATCTGGAATGGTATTCAAACGTGAAGTAGAAGGGGATGTCGGTTCTGCCACTCAAGCCAAAGTAGCTGTGTACTCTTGCCCTGTAGATATCACACAAACTGAAACCAAAGGCACCGTTCTGATCAAAACAGCTGATGAACTACTGAACTTCAGTCGTGGTGAGGAATCACTCCTCGAAAAGCAAATCAAGGACATTGCTGATGCAGGTGTGAAGGTAGTCGTTGCTGGAGCTAAGTTTGGTGATATGGCTCTACATTACCTGAACAAACATGGACTAATGGCAGTACGTCTCAATTCTAAATTTGACCTCAGACGTCTGGCAAAAACTGTCAATGCTACT GTGCTGCCCAGACTAACTACTCCTACTGCAGAGGAACTCGGCTACTGTGACGTTGTGAAGGTGGAGGAAGTAGGAGACACCAGAGTGGTTGTGTTCCGTATGGAGAGCACGGAGTCGCGCATCACCACCGTCGTCATCAGGGGGTCCACTGACAACTTCATGGATGACGTTGAGAGAGCTATTGATGATGGTGTCAACACTTTCAAGGGAATCACCCGTGATGGGCA ATTCGTCCCTGGTGCTGGAGCAACAGAAATTGAATTGGCTCAAAGGCTTCTTCAGTACGCCGACACCCTTCCTGGACTTGAACAATATGCTGTAAGGAAGTTTGCAGTCGCCTTAGAGAGCATTCCACGAGCCCTGGCAGACAACTCTGGTGCCAATGCTACAGAGGTTGTCAATAACATCTACAAAGCACACAAG gaGGGTAACAAAAATGCAGGATATGACATTGACTCTGAAAACAATGGTGTCACAGATGCCAAAGAAAAAGGTATTCTTGATGCTTACATTCTGAAACAGTGGGGATTGAAATATGCAGTAGGAGCAGCCACAACAATCCTAAAGGTTGACCAAATCATCATGGCCAAGCGAGCAGGAGGTCCTAAACCGAAGCAACCAGCAGGAAGTGATGATGAATCTTAA